The following coding sequences are from one Diospyros lotus cultivar Yz01 chromosome 7, ASM1463336v1, whole genome shotgun sequence window:
- the LOC127805584 gene encoding uncharacterized protein LOC127805584, whose protein sequence is MAMVKELMACFRSVKVEYVPRARNVKANLSSRITSSSFPMSSQEIRIESLPQKSIEESAKQLCLEDEPSWVDPLLLYLKEGKLPDDELEAPEVRRKAQSFLLVNVELYKRSFLQPLLKCIQPFEADYILREVHEGICGSHIGARTFSQKDVQQRYYWSAMVKDSEHLVRTCDRCQ, encoded by the coding sequence ATGGCTATGGTCAAGGAGCTCATGGCATGCTTTCGATCAGTGAAGGTGGAGTATGTTCCTCGGGCCAGGAATGTAAAAGCGAATCTCTCGTCCCGAATCACCTCGTCTTCCTTCCCGATGAGCTCTCAGGAGATCCGAATTGAGTCTCTACCACAGAAGAGCATCGAAGAGTCTGCCAAGCAACTATGCCTTGAGGACGAGCCTAGTTGGGTGGATCCTTTGCTATTATACTTAAAGGAGGGAAAACTTCCCGATGATGAGTTGGAAGCTCCAGAAGTCAGGAGGAAGGCCCAAAGCTTTTTACTAGTCAATGTGGAACTTTATAAGAGGTCATTCTTGCAGCCATTGCTCAAGTGTATCCAACCCTTTGAAGCAGACTATATCCTAAGGGAAGTCCATGAAGGCATATGTGGAAGCCACATTGGGGCCCGGACCTTTAGCCAAAAAGATGTTCAACAAAGGTATTATTGGTCGGCGATGGTGAAAGACTCGGAGCACCTGGTTAGGACCTGTGATAGATGCCAATGA